In the Deltaproteobacteria bacterium genome, GGTCGAGGGTGAAAGCGCCCATGAGTTCCTGTCCGGGAAGGGCCCTCTTCTCATAACCCGTCACCTTTTCGGTCACTTTGAGGATTCCTTCCCTGACGACGAATTGTCCCCGCGGCATGGATCGGTGAACCCTAACGATTTCGGTCTCCTTCTCCGTCATCGCACGGGTGAAATAGCGCACCTGGGCCTTACGAGCGATGACGTCCCCCTTCGTTATATCGAGCACATCCACCAGATAATGCCTTCCCCTATGGAGGTACACGGCCCCGGGATGGCATTCCTTGAGGGCCCTGACCCCGTCGATGGTGCCGATCGCCTCGCCGGTCTCCTTCAGAAAGATGGTATAGGTCTCCCCGGCACTCCGGATGTTGACCCCGAGGTGGGGATTCTTTCTGACTGCCAGCCAAAGGGGATCCCCCTCCGCGGTCCGTGTCAACCTCCCCTCTTCTTCAAGCCTCTCTAAGTGCTCCGTGAGATCTTCGGGCCAGAATCGGTCGTCTTTCAGGGTGATGGGCCGTTCGTCGGCCGCACAAGGCAGGTGATCTTCCAGTACGTAGGGATTTCGGGGATCGAGTATGGCCGCTTCATAGGATCGCCCGAAGAGTTCCTGGGGGTGTTTCATGAAGTACTGGTCCAGGGCGTCGGGCTTGGCCACCAGGATGACCAGGGAGTCTCTCCCGGCCCTCCCCACCCGGCCGCCCCGCTGCCAGGTGGTAATGATGGTCCCGGGATAACCCACGAGAAGGCAGATATCGAGATGGCCGATATCGATTCCCATTTCAAGGGCGCTGGTGGATACCACTCCCAGTAGTCGCCCGTCGGCGAGCTTTGCTTCGATCTCCCGTCTCTCCTCCGGCATGAAACCTGCCCGGTAAGAACTGACTTTTTCCCGGAGGGCGGGTGAAAGTTGGGAGACCCAGATGTGGATGAGTTCAGTGACCTTCCTGGACTGGGTGAAGGCGATGGTCCGGAAACCGGCCTTGAGGCAGTAAGAGAAAAGCCTTGCCGCGGAAAAGTTCGCGCTGGCATCCGGGTTCAGGAAGAGGAAGTGTTGCCCCGCCCGGGGCGACCCGCTTGAGGCCACGACTTGAACTTCCTCGCCGGTGAGGGCCTCCCCGAATTCTTTTGGGTTGGCGATGGTGGCTGAGAGGAGAATGAACCGGGGACTCGTTCCGTATAAAGCGCACAGGCGCTTGAGCCTCCTGAGGATCTGGTTCATGTGGGAACCGAAGATGCCGCGGTAGGTATGGACCTCGTCGAGAACCACGAAGGAAAGGTTGGAAAAAAATGCCTTCCAGTTCTCGTGGTAGGGGAGAATGCCGCTGTGGAGCATGTCCGGGTTGGTGAAAAGGATGTGGGGGATCCGGCTCCTGATCTGTTTTCGCCTGTAGGGAGAGGTGTCCCCGTCATAAATGTCGGCGGTGATGTTTCGGCCCTTGAGGAGCGCAAGCAGGGGAGAGAGGGATTTCATCTGGTCCTGCTCGAGGGCCTTCAGGGGAAAGAGGTAAAGGGCCCGTGCCGTCTTCTCCTGGAGGATTTTTTCAAGGACCGCAAGGTTGTATATGAGGCTTTTTCCGCTGGCCGTGGGAGTGGAGACCAGTACATGGGCCCCCTCCTTCAGGCGACGGAGGGCCGAGACCTGGTGGATATAGAGCCTGGGGATTCCGATCTCCTGAAGGAGTCTCCGGAGGGTGGGCTCCAGCTCGGGCATGGTCTCGTAACGGGCCTCGCTCGGGGGGAGATAGTGATGGTGGATCGTTGAAGGACCGAAATCCGGATGGTTCCTGACTTGATTGACGAAGTCTTTCAGTTTCACTGTTTACCGGGCCTCGCCCTTTTCGGGCTCCGAGAAGGAACAAAGGAAATGCAGAGGAGATCCATCAGGTGAGTAAGGCATCCTCCGGCCGGCTTACGAGGAGGATCCTGAACCGGATGGTCCCTTTCCTCCAAACTTTTTTTGAAGGGCCTCGGCGATTTCCTCCTGGGTGGGTTTGACACTAACGGCTTCCCTCTCCTTGGCCTTTACCCGGGCGTCCTTCAGGATGTCACTCATGAAGGTGTCCTGTTCGGAGCTCCATGCGCTCCACCCGTCCACGTCGATATACTCGTTGTAAGAGGTGAGGCAATAGGGATCATAGATCCTCACCCCCTTTTCTTCGTCCACCTCGTAAGCGACGGATTTCCCGTCAAAGAGTTCGAAATCCTTTTCCCCCAGACCCAGGGTCCTGAGAAGTCTTTTATGTTCTTCCTTGATTTCCATGAAAACTCCATATCCTGGTTTTTCCCCTGGGCCGTCCGGTCCTCCGGGGGAGACCTGTACCCTCAGGGCGCCCCGTCCGCGACCCCAAGGGCCGCCCTTGCGTTTTCCAGTTCCTCCTGTAAGGCTTCCCAGCGTTCCAGCAGACCTTCCAGTTCTTTTTTGACAGTCCCGTACTCGCCCAAAAGGGGGACACTCTTGTCCTTGTCCTTGAAGATTTCCGGATCGGCCAGCAAGGTGCCCAGTTCCTTTTCTCTGGTTTCGAGTTCCTCGATCCGCCGCTCCACGTTCCCCAGCCTTTCCTGGATCGGCTTGAGGGTGTCACTGATCATTCGTCGCTTCTCGGCCCTCAGGCGCCTCAGGTCTTTCCGGCTTGCGGCCTCCCCCGGCCGTGAAGGTGTGATTCGGGATTCGGAGGAGTTCGCTCCAGAGCTTTCACGGTCTCCTGCCGCCACCCGGGCCAGGTGATCGTCATATTCCCGGAGAGTACCGGGGTATTCGTAGATCCAGCCGTCCCGGATATCCCAGATCTTGGTGGCCAGCCGCTCGACAAAGGATTGGTTGTGGGAGACGAAAAGCAGGGTCCCGCCGAATCCCTTCAAGGCGTCGATGAGGGTCTCGGAGGAGAGGATGTCCAGGTGGTTGGTTGGTTCGTCCATGACCAGGAAATTCCCGGGCTTGACCAGGATTTTTGCGAGAGACACCCTTGCCTTCTCCCCCCCGGAGAGGATCCCTACGGCTTTGTCCACGTCGTTTCCCGAAAAGAGAAAGGCTCCGCAGACTCCCCGGACGAATGCCACGCTCTCGTTCGGGACGACCTGATAGACTTCCTCGAGGACCGTTTTCCTGAGATCCAGCATTTCCGTGAGGTGCTGGGCATAATAACTCATATGGACCCCGTGTCCGAGTCGCACGCGGCCGGTGTCCGGCCTGAGTTCCCCGGCCACCATCCTGAGCAGGGTGGTTTTCCCGGACCCGTTGGGTCCGATGATCGCCACCCGTTCCCCCCGCATCACCCTGAGCTGGATGTTCCGATAAAGGGTCTTGTCTCCGAAGCTCTTTGATATCCCGTCAAGGGTCAGGACTTCGCGGCCGCTCCGGGCAACCTCGGGGAAGGAAAAATGAACGGTCTTGGGCCGCTTGTGCCGTTCCACCAGTTCCATCTTCTTGAGGAGCTTGATTTTACTTTGGGCCTGCCGGGCCTTGGAGGCCTTTGAGCGGAATCGTTCGATGAACTTCTTGGCTTCCTTGACCTTCTGTTCCTGGTTCCTGGCCTTGGCCTCCAGGGTCCTTTTCTCCTCCTCCCTGGCCCTCAGGTAGTCATCGTAGTTTCCGGAATAAGACTTCAGACCCTCTGGTTCAAAACTCAGGATCCGGTGAACCTGTCGGTTGAGGAAGTGCCGGTCGTGGCTGACGAGGACCAAGGCTCCCCTGTATCCAGCGAGGAATTCCTCCAGCCAGCGCACGGAAGGAAGATCCAGGTGGTTCGTAGGTTCGTCCAGGAGAAGACATTCAGGGTCCAGGTAGAGAAGGCCCGCGAGGGCGGCGCGCATCTTCCAGCCGCCGCTCAGAGAGGAAAGGGGTCTCGGGAAGTCCTCGGGCTTGAATCCAAGGCCCATCAGGATCTTCTCGGCCCTGTGGACGGGATACCGGAGGTCAAGGTCGGCCGATTCCTGGTGCAATTCCGCCAGCTTGCCCGCCAGGATCACCCCCTTTTCTTTACCGGGTTGTTCTTTCAGGGCCCTTTCCGTATCCCGGATCTCCCGCCTCAGGCGCACACGGTCGGGTACGGAATCCAGGATGGCTTGCAGGAGGTCGCCCTGAAGGCTTTCATGGATATCCTGGGGAAGATATCCGATCCGGATCCCCTTGGCGATCCTTATCTCACCCCGGTCCGGGGTCATTTCTCCGGAAATCAGGCGGAGGAGGGTGGTCTTCCCGGATCCGTTGGGGCCGACCAGACCTATGCGATCGCCGGGCTCCACCTGGAAGTTGACGTCCTTGAAAAGATCCCTTTCCAGAAAGGAAAGGGAAAGGTTCAGGGCGGCTACAAGGCTCATGGGACTCGCAAAATCCTCTCAGGGCGTTGGTTTCTTGACTGGTAGAGTAAATGTAGTCCCAAACCGGATTTTTTTCAAGTTGACGGCTCGGGGGCAAGAGGTTTGCCTTTATACCTGCTTTCCCATAAAATGAAAATACACGAGTTCATTTTTCCCTGGGATTGATCCGGGGGGAAGAGAACCGAGCAACCTTTGACCGGGGGGAGGTATCGAAATGGAAATTGTGCGTCGCACCATCGGAGAAATGTTCGATGCCACGGTCAAGCGATACCCCGAAAAAGACGCCCTTGTCCATACCGCCATTGGTATCCGGTATCCTTATTCTTTGTTCGCCTGGGAAGTGGAAAGAGCAGCCAAGGGCCTGATCCGCCTGGGTGTCGCGAAGGGAGACCGGGTCGCCCTTTGGGCCCCCAATATCCCGGAATGGCTGATCGCACAGATGGCCGTTTACAAGGCAGGGGCAGTCCTTGTCCCCATTGATCCGGGGGTCGAGGGTGAGGACCTGGAATACTACCTGAGTCAATCGGGGACTCGGGTCCTGATCATGGCCCGGGGCCTGGAAAACACTGAATACGTGGACCTGTTCGAAGAGGTGAGGGACCGGGTACCCGGAATCGAGCATGTCATCGTGGCCGCCACCCAGGCTTTCCCCGGCACCATTCCCTGGACGGACTTGACCGCCATGGGTGAAGGCGTTTCCTCACAGACCCTGGCCGAACGGGAAAAGGGCATCGTCCCTGAGGACCCCGTGGCCGTCATGTATACTTCCGGCACCACCGGGAGGCCTAAAGGCGTGGTCCTGGACCACCTTGGACTGATCAACAAGTCCCTGGCCTCCACGAGGCGCCAGGGCCTTTCCCACCGCGATCGATTGTGTTTCTTTTTCCCCGCCTACCACATGTTCGGCAACACATGCATCGCGCTGTCCGGTTTCCTGGTGGGCGCGGCCTTGGTCATGCCCTGCCTGGCCTTCGACGTTCACCGGATCCTCGAGGCAATCTACCGGGAAAGGTGTACGGCCGTCTATGGTTCGCCCAGCATGTTTATCGCCCTCCTCGATTCCCCGGAATTCAAGAAGAAGCGGTGGACCACGGTGAAGAAGGGGACCCTCGGTGGGTCACCCTGTCCCATTGACCTTATGAGGAGACTCGTTCAGGAGGTGGGAGTGGAGGACATCACCGTAGGGTACGGAATCACCGAGGCCTCTTCCTGGATCACCATGACCCTGCCGGGGGATCCTCTGGAGCGGAGGGTCTCTACCATCGGGCTGCCCCTGGAATGCAACGAGGTCAAGATCATCGACTTTGAAACAGGGGAGACCCTCGCACCGGGAAACCAGGGTGAATTGTGTGTCCGGGGCCTGTTGATGAAGGGGTACTACGAGATGCCTGCGGCCACCGCGGCCGCCATCGATCGGGACGGCTGGTTCCATACAGGCGATCTGGGAGTGATGGATGAAGGGGGCTACGTGCGG is a window encoding:
- a CDS encoding DEAD/DEAH box helicase, which gives rise to MKLKDFVNQVRNHPDFGPSTIHHHYLPPSEARYETMPELEPTLRRLLQEIGIPRLYIHQVSALRRLKEGAHVLVSTPTASGKSLIYNLAVLEKILQEKTARALYLFPLKALEQDQMKSLSPLLALLKGRNITADIYDGDTSPYRRKQIRSRIPHILFTNPDMLHSGILPYHENWKAFFSNLSFVVLDEVHTYRGIFGSHMNQILRRLKRLCALYGTSPRFILLSATIANPKEFGEALTGEEVQVVASSGSPRAGQHFLFLNPDASANFSAARLFSYCLKAGFRTIAFTQSRKVTELIHIWVSQLSPALREKVSSYRAGFMPEERREIEAKLADGRLLGVVSTSALEMGIDIGHLDICLLVGYPGTIITTWQRGGRVGRAGRDSLVILVAKPDALDQYFMKHPQELFGRSYEAAILDPRNPYVLEDHLPCAADERPITLKDDRFWPEDLTEHLERLEEEGRLTRTAEGDPLWLAVRKNPHLGVNIRSAGETYTIFLKETGEAIGTIDGVRALKECHPGAVYLHRGRHYLVDVLDITKGDVIARKAQVRYFTRAMTEKETEIVRVHRSMPRGQFVVREGILKVTEKVTGYEKRALPGQELMGAFTLDLPPQTFETVGFWVEIEPVIRAWIEGRGLHFMGGIHAIEHGAIGIFPLFALCDRNDIGGICYPYHPQVEKSAIFIYDGYPGGVGLAQRGFEMVLELLEKTLELIETCECEEGCPSCIHSPKCGAGNKPLDKKAAAIILKCLVGRIPLSTIAGESALTGVPDARGGLAAERPEEQESVPRVLFLDLETQRLAQEVGGWKNTHLMGISVAVVYDSIEEDFITFTEERIGELIERLETADLVVGFNLKRFDYGVLSAYTDRDLEALNTFDILEDIHRRIGFRLGLDHLARETLNQGKSADGIQAVEWFRKGQLEKVVDYCRRDVAVTRDLFLHGLDKGYLVYRRKKEDRRVRLRVDWKLEDLIKSCGKR
- a CDS encoding ABC-F family ATP-binding cassette domain-containing protein, whose protein sequence is MSLVAALNLSLSFLERDLFKDVNFQVEPGDRIGLVGPNGSGKTTLLRLISGEMTPDRGEIRIAKGIRIGYLPQDIHESLQGDLLQAILDSVPDRVRLRREIRDTERALKEQPGKEKGVILAGKLAELHQESADLDLRYPVHRAEKILMGLGFKPEDFPRPLSSLSGGWKMRAALAGLLYLDPECLLLDEPTNHLDLPSVRWLEEFLAGYRGALVLVSHDRHFLNRQVHRILSFEPEGLKSYSGNYDDYLRAREEEKRTLEAKARNQEQKVKEAKKFIERFRSKASKARQAQSKIKLLKKMELVERHKRPKTVHFSFPEVARSGREVLTLDGISKSFGDKTLYRNIQLRVMRGERVAIIGPNGSGKTTLLRMVAGELRPDTGRVRLGHGVHMSYYAQHLTEMLDLRKTVLEEVYQVVPNESVAFVRGVCGAFLFSGNDVDKAVGILSGGEKARVSLAKILVKPGNFLVMDEPTNHLDILSSETLIDALKGFGGTLLFVSHNQSFVERLATKIWDIRDGWIYEYPGTLREYDDHLARVAAGDRESSGANSSESRITPSRPGEAASRKDLRRLRAEKRRMISDTLKPIQERLGNVERRIEELETREKELGTLLADPEIFKDKDKSVPLLGEYGTVKKELEGLLERWEALQEELENARAALGVADGAP
- a CDS encoding AMP-binding protein produces the protein MEIVRRTIGEMFDATVKRYPEKDALVHTAIGIRYPYSLFAWEVERAAKGLIRLGVAKGDRVALWAPNIPEWLIAQMAVYKAGAVLVPIDPGVEGEDLEYYLSQSGTRVLIMARGLENTEYVDLFEEVRDRVPGIEHVIVAATQAFPGTIPWTDLTAMGEGVSSQTLAEREKGIVPEDPVAVMYTSGTTGRPKGVVLDHLGLINKSLASTRRQGLSHRDRLCFFFPAYHMFGNTCIALSGFLVGAALVMPCLAFDVHRILEAIYRERCTAVYGSPSMFIALLDSPEFKKKRWTTVKKGTLGGSPCPIDLMRRLVQEVGVEDITVGYGITEASSWITMTLPGDPLERRVSTIGLPLECNEVKIIDFETGETLAPGNQGELCVRGLLMKGYYEMPAATAAAIDRDGWFHTGDLGVMDEGGYVRITGRLNDVILREGEEIHPSELEEMIYGLPEVSEVQVFGFPYPGRGQEVAAWVKLKKGENISIEAFSREVLQRVPPEKAPRFFKFVSSFPMTRTGKVQKFKLSEMAQEEYL